Proteins from a single region of Drosophila biarmipes strain raj3 chromosome 3R, RU_DBia_V1.1, whole genome shotgun sequence:
- the LOC108027079 gene encoding uncharacterized protein LOC108027079: MALRALVLLAFISLVAGEGLRLPDQQSSSNIQQVYAPQPPVQQIQQPQQIPQQPQPGVGEERGRSSLLSIFGLGVDNDPYLARTNSNCLGGDLSECFKTQALNTFDEIFFKDQYKLSDFARVVRLPETQQRSLAQEPFEYSEEPRGDDDSWNQLLKYGLRRAERFIKSTALELEWPEELTEAGRYEARFIGNDIDGELDLIDDGQRAGHFSRKKLKKMIIPLLLVLKIFKLKLLLFLPFILGIAGLKKILGLAAIILPGLFAYFKLCRPPGGVGGGFGGGLSGLFGGKNTFPEYNPQGVGAATYYHHHEHFEGGHGGPSGAPGPYYRPEPSFAKPYTDYYSKSYQGQQVQGQQVAGNSVSFGDPQEAAYNGYYGRNSGKDIAAEQPQKS, encoded by the exons ATGGCACTGAGAGCGCTCGTCTTACTGGCCTTCATCAGCTTGGTGGCCGGCGAAGGTCTCCGGCTCCCCGACCAGCAGTCGTCCAGCAACATCCAGCAAGTCTACGCGCCGCAGCCGCCGGTCCAGCAGATCCAGCAGCCCCAGCAGATCCcacagcagccgcagccggGAGTCGGCGAGGAGCGGGGCAGGTCCTCCCTGCTGAGCATCTTCGGGTTGGGTGTCGACAACGATCCCTACTTGGCCAGGACCAACAGCAACTGCCTCGGCGGCGACCTCTCCGAGTGCTTCAAGACCCAGGCCCTCAACACCTTCGACGAGATCTTCTTCAAGGACCAGTACAA GCTCTCCGACTTCGCCCGCGTGGTGCGCCTGCCGGAAACCCAACAGAGGTCCTTGGCCCAGGAGCCCTTCGAGTACTCCGAGGAGCCACGTGGCGATGACGACTCATGGAATCAGCTGCTGAAGTACGGACTCAGAAGGGCCGAACG CTTCATCAAGTCCACGGCTCTGGAGCTCGAGTGGCCCGAGGAACTCACCGAGGCTGGGCGCTACGAGGCCCGTTTCATCGGCAACGACATTGACGGCGAGCTGGACCTCATCGACGATGGACAGCGGGCTGGACACTTCT CCCGCAAGAAGCTGAAGAAGATGATCATCCccctgctgctggtgctgaagATCTTCAAGCTGAAGCTGCTGCTCTTCCTGCCCTTCATCCTGGGAATCGCCGGCCTCAAGAAGATCCTTGGCCTGGCTGCCATCATCCTGCCCGGTCTGTTTGCCTACTTCAAGCTGTGCCGTCCGCCAGGCGGCGTGGGAGGAGGCTTCGGCGGAGGACTGTCCGGCCTGTTCGGCGGCAAGAACACCTTCCCCGAATACAATCCCCAGGGAGTGGGTGCTGCCACTTACTACCACCACCACGAGCACTTCGAGGGCGGCCACGGAGGACCCTCCGGTGCCCCAGGACCCTACTACCGGCCCGAGCCCAGCTTCGCCAAGCCCTACACCGACTACTACAGCAAGAGCTACCAGGGTCAGCAGGTGCAGGGCCAGCAGGTCGCCGGCAACTCCGTCAGCTTCGGGGATCCCCAGGAGGCGGCATACAACGGCTACTACGGACGCAACTCCGGCAAGGACATCGCCGCCGAGCAGCCCCAGAAGAGCTAG
- the LOC108027035 gene encoding uncharacterized protein LOC108027035 isoform X1, producing the protein MKMGSQATEGAKLKANSHRKRRRSPLLLGIIVLCQVAMVSADVPDPGAPYSQPLTTMAGQPRNDDTFRPILPIDISPEFISRNVFTKSGQYRVFQPAESESDLRLTVAMRRRNFKHPAGAPKEEEAPKSAPFGASNTSASIESELKGLEDLLVDYVEQFFSQGKYEPTPGLVLALQQNHSHPQSPTGSRSVRSILEDTNVALNVPRAFQSARLLFFSGLKKVMWPIYMGLQVLKSVLFAMFLPTIISSVSRLIGKGITSGSAGSVPLFIRPMEPPQELDFRDNSMNFDDDSKFSLADEGKTPAGYEYNAEASQQQAQYAQVNGNSVSQATLSRYGGQQMMQDTYLSALQSIGAASFKNSQSMSGSFSAGAGGGAPGMTKKPTPAVMNTFQSFQKVPSSSLLLSNYDPFYSPLLSRLDSVFAQLKLNPENEACREKLICLMYANPAKYAPYSNLVSAQLSRELNELRKPTSGNPDILRFFKYMRAAKDGQDGIDCDESFAKCKELKDFENPAMLSTYNDINKLVQARKLA; encoded by the exons ATGAAAATGGGGAGCCAGGCCACCGAGGGAGcgaaattaaaagcaaacagCCACAGAAAGCGCCGACGCAGTCCGCTGCTGCTCGGAATCATCGTGCTCTGCCAAGTGGCGATGGTATCAGCAGATGTTCCCGACCCGGGAGCCCCCTACAGCCAGCCCCTCACCACAATGGCCGGCCAGCCGCGCAACGACGACACCTTCCGCCCCATCCTGCCCATCGACATCAGTCCGGAGTTCATCTCCCGCAATGTGTTCACCAAGTCGGGGCAGTACAGAGTCTTCCAGCCGGCGGAGAGTGAGAGCGATCTTCGTCTGACGGTGGCCATGAGGCGCAGGAACTTCAAGCATCCCGCGGGTGCACCCAAGGAGGAGGAAGCCCCCAAGAGCGCGCCATTCGGCGCGAGCAACACCTCTGCCTCCATCGAATCCGAGTTAAAGGGTCTAGAGGATCTGCTGGTGGACTATGTGGAGCAGTTCTTCAGCCAGGGAAAGTACGAGCCCACTCCCGGTCTGGTCCTGGCCCTCCAGCAGAACCATTCGCACCCGCAATCTCCGACAGGAAGTCGCTCAGTTCGCAGCATTTTGGAGGACACCAATGTCGCGCTGAATGTCCCAAGGGCTTTCCAAAGTGCCCGGCTGCTATTTTTCAGCG GTTTGAAGAAGGTGATGTGGCCCATCTACATGGGCCTGCAGGTTCTGAAGAGCGTGCTCTTCGCCATGTTCCTGCCGACCATCATAAGCAGTGTTAGCCGGCTGATTGGCAAAG GCATAACTTCCGGCTCTGCTGGCTCGGTGCCGCTCTTCATCCGCCCCATGGAACCGCCGCAGGAACTGGACTTCCGGGACAACAGCATGAACTTCGATGACGACAGCAAGTTTTCCTTGGCCGACGAGGGCAAAACGCCGGCTGGCTACGAGTACAATGCAG AGGCTTcccagcagcaggcgcagTATGCCCAGGTCAACGGGAACTCGGTGAGTCAGGCCACTCTATCGCGGTACGGAGGGCAGCAGATGATGCAGGACACGTACCTCAGTGCCCTGCAGAGCATTGGAGCCGCCTCCTTCAAGAACTCCCAGAGCATGTCGGGATCCTTCAGTgccggagcaggaggaggtgCGCCCGGAATGACGAAGAAGCCAACGCCGGCGGTGATGAACACCTTCCAGAGCTTCCAGAAGGTGCCCAGCTCCTCGCTGCTGCTGTCCAACTACGACCCCTTCTACAGTCCCCTGCTGTCCCGGCTGGACTCAGTGTTTGCCCAGCTGAAGCTGAATCCGGAGAACGAGGCCTGCCGCGAGAAGCTCATCTGCCTGATGTACGCCAACCCCGCCAAGTATGCTCCGTACAGCAACCTCGTCTCCGCCCAACTGAGCAG GGAACTGAACGAGCTGCGGAAGCCGACGTCCGGCAACCCGGACATCCTGCGGTTCTTCAAGTACATGCGGGCGGCGAAGGACGGCCAGGATGGCATCGACTGCGACGAGTCCTTCGCCAAGTGCAAGGAGCTGAAGGACTTCGAGAACCCGGCCATGCTGTCCACCTACAACGACATCAACAAACTGGTCCAGGCCCGCAAGCTGGCGTAG
- the LOC108027139 gene encoding uncharacterized protein LOC108027139, with translation MQAFKVCALLAFFLVLVSARGSKRRDGTVTITESERRNIEDFLLAKLKQNCRQEDDRACRMIKMSIVMNHLYLNTRLDLGDRVKVTENWNISMVPDDPEVNQLLSRSMGSDEETFALLMANKLWKFIRSRSLRYKFSENADFVMNSDPEGSLNVGVSVRPLEALQEGRGKMKNMGPLLMMMAAKTGMVGALLLKGLFLLAGKALIVSKIALLLAVIISLKKLLSSKKTIVEVPSHHDSYSSGWSRAFDGFVEGLVDVPADVLAKEVQHQQEQAQNLAYSGQQPGKVAQ, from the exons ATGCAAGCATTCAAGGTCTGCGCGCTCCTGGCTTTCTTCCTCGTCCTCGTTTCCGCCCGCGGCAGCAAAAGGCGGGATGGCACCGTTACG aTAACGGAAAGTGAGCGACGAAATATTGAGGACTTTCTATTGGCCAAGCTTAAGCAGAACTGCAGGCAGGAGGACGATCGCGCCTGTAGGATGATCAAGATGTCTATTGTTATGAATCACCTCTACCTGAACACTCGCCTTGACCTTGGCGACCGTGTCAAGGTCACGGAAAACTG GAACATCTCGATGGTGCCTGACGACCCGGAGGTGAACCAGCTGCTGTCCCGGTCCATGGGCTCCGACGAAGAGACCTTCGCCCTGCTGATGGCCAACAAGCTGTGGAAGTTCATCCGGTCGCGCTCGCTGCGCTACAAGTTCTCGGAGAACGCGGACTTTGTGATGAACAGCGACCCAGAGGGCAGTCTGAATGTGGGCGTGTCCGTGCGCCCCCTGGAGGCGCTGCAGGAGGGGCGTGGCAAGATGAAGAACATGGGAccgctgctgatgatgatggcggCCAAGACGGGAATGGTGGGGGCCCTCCTGCTCAAGGGACTCTTCCTGCTGGCCGGAAAGGCCCTGATTGTCTCGAAGATCGCCCTGCTGCTGGCGGTCATTATTTCGCTGAAAAAGCTGCTCTCCAGCAAGAAGACCATCGTGGAGGTGCCCTCGCACCACGACAGCTACAGTTCGGGCTGGTCGAGGGCCTTCGACGGGTTCGTGGAGGGCCTGGTGGACGTGCCCGCCGACGTTTTGGCCAAGGAGGTGCAGCACCAGCAGGAGCAGGCCCAAAACCTAGCCTACAGCGGCCAGCAGCCGGGGAAAGTGGCGCAATAA
- the LOC108027035 gene encoding uncharacterized protein LOC108027035 isoform X2: protein MWPIYMGLQVLKSVLFAMFLPTIISSVSRLIGKGITSGSAGSVPLFIRPMEPPQELDFRDNSMNFDDDSKFSLADEGKTPAGYEYNAEASQQQAQYAQVNGNSVSQATLSRYGGQQMMQDTYLSALQSIGAASFKNSQSMSGSFSAGAGGGAPGMTKKPTPAVMNTFQSFQKVPSSSLLLSNYDPFYSPLLSRLDSVFAQLKLNPENEACREKLICLMYANPAKYAPYSNLVSAQLSRELNELRKPTSGNPDILRFFKYMRAAKDGQDGIDCDESFAKCKELKDFENPAMLSTYNDINKLVQARKLA, encoded by the exons ATGTGGCCCATCTACATGGGCCTGCAGGTTCTGAAGAGCGTGCTCTTCGCCATGTTCCTGCCGACCATCATAAGCAGTGTTAGCCGGCTGATTGGCAAAG GCATAACTTCCGGCTCTGCTGGCTCGGTGCCGCTCTTCATCCGCCCCATGGAACCGCCGCAGGAACTGGACTTCCGGGACAACAGCATGAACTTCGATGACGACAGCAAGTTTTCCTTGGCCGACGAGGGCAAAACGCCGGCTGGCTACGAGTACAATGCAG AGGCTTcccagcagcaggcgcagTATGCCCAGGTCAACGGGAACTCGGTGAGTCAGGCCACTCTATCGCGGTACGGAGGGCAGCAGATGATGCAGGACACGTACCTCAGTGCCCTGCAGAGCATTGGAGCCGCCTCCTTCAAGAACTCCCAGAGCATGTCGGGATCCTTCAGTgccggagcaggaggaggtgCGCCCGGAATGACGAAGAAGCCAACGCCGGCGGTGATGAACACCTTCCAGAGCTTCCAGAAGGTGCCCAGCTCCTCGCTGCTGCTGTCCAACTACGACCCCTTCTACAGTCCCCTGCTGTCCCGGCTGGACTCAGTGTTTGCCCAGCTGAAGCTGAATCCGGAGAACGAGGCCTGCCGCGAGAAGCTCATCTGCCTGATGTACGCCAACCCCGCCAAGTATGCTCCGTACAGCAACCTCGTCTCCGCCCAACTGAGCAG GGAACTGAACGAGCTGCGGAAGCCGACGTCCGGCAACCCGGACATCCTGCGGTTCTTCAAGTACATGCGGGCGGCGAAGGACGGCCAGGATGGCATCGACTGCGACGAGTCCTTCGCCAAGTGCAAGGAGCTGAAGGACTTCGAGAACCCGGCCATGCTGTCCACCTACAACGACATCAACAAACTGGTCCAGGCCCGCAAGCTGGCGTAG